In a single window of the Serratia quinivorans genome:
- the putP_3 gene encoding Propionate transporter — protein sequence MTMSTPMLVTFLVYIFGMVLIGLLAYRATNNFDDYILGGRSLGSVVTALSAGASDMSGWLLMGLPGAIFLSGISESWIAIGLTIGAYFNWKLVAGRLRVHTEANNNALTLPDYFTSRFEDNSKLLRVISAIVILVFFTIYCASGIVAGARLFESTFGMSYETALWAGAAATILYTFIGGFLAVSWTDTVQASLMIFALILTPVIVIFAVGGIDTSMMVIEAKNPANLDMLKGLNFVAILSLLGWGLGYFGQPHILARFMAADSHRTIRSARRISMTWMILCLAGTIAVGFFGIAYFANNPDQAGNVSQNGERVFIELAMLLFNPWVAGILLSAILAAVMSTLSCQLLVCSSAITEDLYKAFLRKGASQRELVWVGRFMVLLVALIAIALAANPENRVLGLVSYAWAGFGAAFGPVVLISVMWSRMTRNGALAGMLVGAATVIVWKQFAWLDLYEIIPGFLFACIAIVVVSLMGRQPSATITERFDQAEAEFKTV from the coding sequence ATGACAATGAGCACACCGATGCTGGTGACCTTCCTGGTGTATATCTTCGGGATGGTGTTAATCGGCTTACTTGCCTATCGGGCAACCAATAACTTTGACGACTACATTCTGGGCGGTCGTAGCCTGGGTAGCGTAGTGACCGCGCTTTCTGCCGGCGCATCAGACATGAGCGGCTGGCTGTTGATGGGCCTGCCGGGCGCCATCTTCCTGTCCGGCATCTCCGAAAGCTGGATTGCCATTGGCCTGACGATCGGTGCTTATTTCAACTGGAAGTTGGTGGCGGGGCGGCTGCGCGTGCATACCGAAGCCAACAATAATGCCCTGACGCTGCCGGATTACTTCACCAGCCGTTTTGAAGACAACAGTAAGTTGCTGCGGGTGATTTCCGCCATTGTTATCCTGGTGTTCTTCACTATCTACTGTGCTTCCGGCATTGTGGCCGGTGCGCGCCTGTTCGAGAGCACCTTCGGGATGAGCTACGAAACCGCGCTGTGGGCCGGTGCTGCTGCCACTATCCTTTATACCTTTATCGGCGGATTCCTGGCGGTGAGCTGGACCGATACCGTGCAGGCCAGCCTGATGATTTTCGCGCTGATCCTGACGCCGGTGATTGTTATCTTCGCGGTTGGCGGCATTGATACCTCGATGATGGTGATTGAGGCCAAGAATCCGGCCAATCTCGATATGCTGAAAGGCCTGAACTTTGTGGCGATCCTCTCGCTGCTGGGTTGGGGGCTGGGTTACTTCGGTCAGCCACACATTCTGGCGCGCTTTATGGCGGCAGACTCTCACCGCACCATTCGCAGCGCACGCCGCATCAGCATGACCTGGATGATCCTGTGTCTGGCCGGTACCATTGCGGTCGGTTTCTTCGGGATTGCCTATTTCGCCAATAACCCGGATCAGGCGGGCAATGTGTCACAGAACGGTGAGCGCGTGTTTATCGAATTGGCGATGCTTCTGTTCAACCCGTGGGTAGCGGGCATTCTGCTGTCGGCGATTTTGGCGGCGGTAATGAGTACTCTGAGCTGCCAACTGTTGGTGTGTTCAAGTGCAATTACCGAAGACCTGTACAAGGCCTTCCTGCGTAAAGGTGCCAGCCAGCGTGAGCTGGTGTGGGTCGGGCGCTTCATGGTGTTGCTGGTGGCGCTGATTGCCATTGCGCTGGCGGCAAACCCGGAAAACCGCGTACTGGGTCTGGTGAGCTACGCCTGGGCCGGCTTCGGTGCAGCCTTTGGTCCGGTGGTGTTGATCTCGGTAATGTGGTCACGCATGACGCGTAATGGCGCATTGGCCGGTATGTTGGTGGGCGCGGCAACGGTGATCGTCTGGAAACAGTTTGCCTGGTTGGATCTGTATGAAATTATCCCGGGCTTCCTGTTCGCTTGTATCGCCATCGTGGTGGTGAGCCTGATGGGGCGTCAGCCTTCGGCAACCATCACCGAACGTTTTGATCAGGCAGAAGCCGAGTTCAAAACCGTTTAA
- the efeU gene encoding Ferrous iron uptake protein has protein sequence MFVPFLIMFREGLEAALIVSLIASYLKRTQRGQWLGVVWIGVIVAAALCLALGIFINETTGEFPQKQQELFEGIVAVVAVLILTYMVFWMRKVSKSVKVHLEGAIDNALNSGKGQGWALVAMVFFAVAREGLESVFFLLAAFQQDVGIAAPIGAVLGLVAAIVLGMMIYWGGVKLHLAKFFKWTSLFILFVAAGLAAGAIRAFHEAGLWNHFQDIAFDFSNHLSTHSLFGTLLEGIFGYQEKRQR, from the coding sequence ATGTTTGTTCCCTTCCTTATCATGTTCCGTGAGGGGCTGGAGGCGGCGTTGATCGTCAGCCTGATTGCCAGTTACCTGAAACGCACGCAGCGCGGTCAATGGTTAGGCGTGGTATGGATAGGGGTGATTGTTGCCGCTGCCCTGTGCCTGGCGCTCGGCATTTTCATCAATGAAACCACCGGCGAATTCCCGCAGAAGCAACAAGAGCTGTTTGAAGGCATTGTTGCGGTGGTGGCGGTGCTGATCCTCACCTATATGGTGTTCTGGATGCGCAAAGTATCCAAGTCGGTCAAGGTGCATCTGGAAGGCGCTATCGATAACGCACTCAACTCCGGTAAAGGCCAGGGCTGGGCGCTGGTGGCGATGGTGTTTTTTGCCGTGGCCCGCGAAGGTCTGGAATCGGTGTTTTTCCTGCTGGCAGCCTTCCAGCAAGACGTTGGCATTGCGGCGCCTATCGGAGCGGTACTCGGCCTGGTGGCGGCCATCGTGCTGGGCATGATGATCTACTGGGGCGGGGTAAAGTTGCACCTGGCCAAGTTCTTCAAGTGGACCAGCCTGTTTATCCTGTTTGTGGCCGCCGGTCTGGCTGCCGGGGCGATCCGCGCTTTCCACGAGGCCGGGCTGTGGAACCACTTCCAGGATATCGCGTTCGACTTCAGTAACCATCTGTCGACCCATTCGCTGTTTGGCACCCTGCTCGAAGGCATCTTCGGCTATCAGGAGAAGCGCCAACGGTAA
- the efeO gene encoding Iron uptake system component EfeO precursor has product MSTPLFRRKALHTALLALPAFALSINAQAADVPQVKITVNDKQCEPMQLTVAAGKTQFVVHNTSQKNVEWEILKGVMVVEERENIAPGFTQKMTANLEAGEYDMTCGLLSNPKGKLTVTAAAGATTDGKPNAMDLVGPIAEYKVYVTKEVEGLVKQTKLFTDAVKAGNVAEARKLYAPTRQHYERIEPIAELFSDLDGSIDAREDDYEKKAEDPKFTGFHRLEKALFADNTTKDMSKYADQLYNDTVELQKRVTDLTFPPSKVVGGAAGLIEEVAASKISGEEDRYSRTDLWDFQANVDGAQKIVNLLRPLLVKANKPLLDKIDANFKTVDTILAKYKTKDGYESYEKLTDADRNAMKGPITTLAEDLSQLRGVLGLD; this is encoded by the coding sequence ATGTCTACTCCATTATTCCGCCGCAAGGCGTTGCACACAGCATTACTGGCTCTGCCGGCGTTCGCGCTAAGCATCAACGCTCAGGCGGCGGACGTGCCGCAGGTGAAAATTACCGTTAACGACAAACAGTGTGAGCCGATGCAGTTGACGGTAGCGGCCGGTAAAACCCAGTTTGTAGTGCACAACACCAGCCAGAAAAACGTCGAATGGGAAATCCTCAAAGGGGTGATGGTGGTGGAAGAGCGTGAGAATATCGCGCCGGGCTTCACCCAGAAGATGACCGCCAACCTGGAGGCGGGCGAATACGACATGACCTGCGGACTGCTCAGCAATCCGAAGGGCAAGCTGACCGTGACCGCTGCCGCAGGTGCCACCACCGACGGCAAACCGAATGCGATGGATTTGGTCGGGCCGATTGCCGAATACAAGGTTTATGTGACCAAAGAAGTGGAAGGCCTGGTTAAACAGACCAAGCTGTTCACCGATGCGGTGAAAGCCGGCAACGTGGCCGAGGCGCGTAAACTCTATGCACCGACGCGCCAGCACTACGAGCGCATTGAACCGATCGCCGAACTGTTCTCCGACCTGGACGGCAGCATCGACGCCCGTGAAGACGATTACGAGAAGAAAGCGGAAGATCCGAAGTTCACCGGTTTCCACCGCCTGGAAAAAGCGCTGTTTGCCGATAACACCACCAAAGACATGAGCAAATACGCTGACCAACTGTACAACGACACCGTCGAGCTGCAAAAACGCGTCACCGATCTGACCTTCCCGCCGAGCAAAGTTGTCGGCGGGGCGGCCGGTCTGATCGAAGAAGTCGCGGCGAGCAAAATCAGCGGTGAAGAAGACCGTTACAGCCGTACCGACCTGTGGGACTTCCAGGCTAACGTCGACGGCGCGCAGAAAATCGTTAACCTGCTGCGTCCGTTGCTGGTCAAGGCCAACAAACCGCTGCTGGACAAGATCGACGCCAACTTTAAAACCGTTGATACCATTTTGGCGAAGTACAAAACCAAAGACGGCTATGAGTCTTATGAGAAGTTAACTGATGCCGATCGCAATGCCATGAAAGGGCCAATCACCACTCTGGCGGAAGACCTTTCACAACTGCGTGGCGTTCTGGGTCTGGATTGA
- the efeB_1 gene encoding Deferrochelatase/peroxidase EfeB precursor, giving the protein MSNKIGPGNGPHPQGAASPSRRRLLQGLGLGVLALGGSRLTQAADKTADPLAVPQDERWQKQPFYGVHQAGILTPQQAAMMLVAFDVLASNKQDLERLFRLLTTRIAFLTTGGRAPEVDPKLPPLDSGIMGPEIYPDNLTITVSVGTSLFDERFGLQAQKPLRLQKMTRFPNDSLDASLCHGDLVLQICANTNETVIHALRDIIKHSPDLLSVRWKREGFISAHAARSKGKETPINLLGFKDGTANPKTSDKPLMDQVVWTADNAGEPAWAVGGSYQAARIIRFHVEFWDRTPLQEQQTIFGRDKHSGAPLGMKHEHDEPDYAQDPRGK; this is encoded by the coding sequence ATGAGTAACAAGATCGGCCCGGGAAACGGGCCGCATCCACAGGGCGCGGCGTCACCGTCGCGCCGTCGTTTGTTGCAGGGGTTGGGGCTGGGCGTGCTGGCGCTGGGCGGCAGCCGTCTGACCCAGGCGGCGGATAAAACCGCCGATCCGCTGGCGGTACCGCAGGACGAACGTTGGCAGAAGCAGCCGTTCTATGGCGTGCATCAGGCCGGGATCCTCACGCCGCAGCAGGCCGCGATGATGCTGGTCGCGTTCGACGTGCTGGCGAGTAACAAGCAGGATTTAGAGCGTTTGTTCCGGTTGCTGACCACCCGTATTGCCTTCCTGACTACCGGCGGCAGGGCACCGGAGGTGGATCCCAAACTGCCACCGCTCGATTCGGGCATCATGGGGCCGGAGATTTATCCGGATAACCTGACGATCACCGTGTCGGTCGGTACCTCGTTATTTGACGAACGTTTTGGTCTGCAGGCGCAAAAACCGCTGCGGCTGCAGAAAATGACGCGCTTCCCGAACGACTCGCTGGACGCCAGCCTGTGCCACGGGGATTTGGTGCTGCAGATTTGCGCCAATACCAATGAAACGGTGATCCACGCGCTACGCGACATTATCAAGCATTCGCCGGATCTGCTCAGCGTGCGCTGGAAGCGGGAAGGGTTTATTTCTGCCCACGCCGCGCGTAGCAAAGGCAAGGAAACGCCGATCAACCTGCTGGGCTTTAAGGATGGCACTGCCAACCCGAAAACCAGCGACAAACCCTTGATGGATCAGGTGGTGTGGACAGCAGACAACGCCGGGGAACCGGCATGGGCGGTGGGTGGCAGCTATCAGGCCGCGCGTATTATCCGTTTCCATGTGGAATTCTGGGATCGCACGCCGTTGCAGGAGCAGCAGACCATCTTCGGTCGCGACAAGCACAGCGGTGCGCCACTTGGCATGAAGCATGAGCACGACGAGCCGGACTACGCGCAAGATCCGAGGGGAAAATGA
- the efeB_2 gene encoding Deferrochelatase/peroxidase EfeB precursor, translated as MIPMDAHIRLANPRTPQTQSNLLLRRGYSYSIGVSNSGQLEMGLLFVCYQADLEKGFLTVQKRLNGEALEEYVKPIGGGYFFALPGVKDANDYLGSGLLKA; from the coding sequence ATGATCCCGATGGACGCGCATATTCGCCTGGCCAACCCGCGCACGCCGCAAACCCAGAGCAACTTACTGTTGCGCCGTGGTTACAGCTATTCAATTGGCGTGTCCAATTCCGGCCAGTTGGAGATGGGGTTGCTGTTTGTTTGTTATCAGGCCGATCTGGAAAAAGGCTTCCTGACGGTGCAAAAACGCCTGAACGGCGAAGCGCTGGAAGAGTATGTCAAACCGATCGGCGGTGGCTATTTCTTTGCGCTGCCGGGGGTAAAAGACGCCAATGATTACCTGGGCAGCGGCCTGTTGAAAGCATAA
- a CDS encoding catecholate siderophore receptor CirA: MKSTHKNRLAVSALVIPALLPVSASFAQDKDSEQTMVVTAKRSGLSELSTPAAVSVVTGDQIREARPQINLSESLGSVPGLQIQNRQNYAQDLQLSVRGFGARSMYGVRGVRIVCRWHSGHHAGWAGADLEY; encoded by the coding sequence ATGAAAAGCACTCATAAAAACCGGTTGGCAGTTTCAGCGCTGGTTATTCCAGCCCTACTGCCTGTTTCTGCCAGCTTTGCGCAGGACAAGGATAGCGAACAGACCATGGTGGTCACGGCCAAACGCAGCGGTCTTTCTGAACTCTCAACCCCGGCTGCCGTCAGCGTGGTCACGGGCGATCAAATCCGTGAGGCGAGGCCGCAGATCAACCTGTCGGAAAGCCTGGGCAGCGTGCCGGGTCTGCAAATTCAGAACCGCCAGAACTATGCGCAGGATTTGCAGCTCTCGGTGCGTGGTTTCGGCGCGCGCTCAATGTATGGCGTGCGCGGCGTGCGTATCGTATGTCGATGGCATTCCGGCCACCATGCCGGATGGGCAGGGGCAGACCTCGAATATTGA
- the fecA_2 gene encoding Iron(III) dicitrate transport protein FecA, translating to MPDGQGQTSNIDLNSVEKVEVLRGPFSALYGNASGGMVNVETETGQQPPRIEAGSYFGSYGTWRYGVKASGATGDGTHAGDVNYTISGTRFTTQGFRDHSGARKNLGNAKLGVRIDDVSTLTLLFNSVDINANDPGGLTNAEWHDNPRQAPRADQYNTRKTTSQTQAGLHYQREMGVDDDLSIMMYAGERETTQYQSIPVAVQQRSAQHPGGVIDLTRHYQGIDTRWTHRGELGVPYTLTGGLDYETMTEQRKGYENFTQVNGVTELGTEGALRRNERNLMWNVDPYLQTSWQLTQQLTLDVGMRYSTVNFDSNDHYVTGANGDDSGSASYHQWLPAGSLNYAVMSGWNLYLSAGRGFETPTINELSYRSGDQAGLNFGLNPSTSDTVELGSKTRIGNGLLTAAVFQTDTRNEIVVDESSNGRTSYKNAGQTRRRGLELALDQQFAYDWRVQLAWTLLDARYRDDVCGDSQCSATNMVPSGNRMPGIARNMGYASLAWSPPEGWYAGAEVRYMSDIEVNDANTEQAPAYTTVGLNTGYRYPLGNWMLNVFGRVDNLFDRQYVGSVIVNEGNGRYYEPAPGRNWGGGLSVSYTFE from the coding sequence ATGCCGGATGGGCAGGGGCAGACCTCGAATATTGACCTTAACTCGGTCGAGAAGGTGGAAGTGTTACGTGGCCCGTTTTCCGCGCTCTACGGTAACGCCTCCGGCGGCATGGTGAATGTGGAAACCGAAACCGGCCAACAGCCGCCCCGCATTGAGGCCGGTTCGTACTTCGGCAGCTACGGCACCTGGCGCTATGGCGTCAAGGCCAGCGGGGCAACCGGTGACGGTACCCACGCCGGTGATGTCAACTACACCATTTCCGGCACCCGTTTCACCACTCAGGGGTTCCGTGACCACAGTGGCGCGCGGAAAAATCTTGGTAATGCCAAGCTCGGTGTTCGCATCGACGATGTCAGTACGCTCACGCTGCTGTTCAACAGTGTTGATATCAACGCCAACGATCCGGGCGGCCTGACGAATGCCGAATGGCACGATAATCCGCGCCAGGCGCCGCGAGCCGATCAGTACAATACGCGCAAAACCACTTCACAAACTCAGGCCGGGTTGCACTACCAGCGTGAGATGGGCGTTGATGACGATCTCAGCATCATGATGTATGCCGGTGAGCGTGAAACCACTCAGTACCAGTCGATCCCGGTCGCGGTACAGCAGCGCAGTGCGCAGCATCCGGGTGGGGTGATTGATCTGACGCGCCATTATCAGGGGATTGATACCCGCTGGACGCACCGTGGCGAGCTGGGCGTGCCATATACCCTGACCGGCGGGCTGGATTATGAAACCATGACCGAGCAGCGCAAAGGGTATGAAAACTTTACTCAGGTCAACGGCGTCACCGAGTTGGGCACCGAGGGAGCGCTGCGCCGTAACGAACGCAACCTGATGTGGAATGTGGATCCTTACCTGCAAACCTCATGGCAGTTGACGCAACAGCTGACGCTGGATGTTGGTATGCGTTACAGCACCGTCAATTTCGACTCTAACGATCACTACGTTACCGGTGCCAATGGCGATGACAGCGGCAGCGCCAGTTACCATCAGTGGCTGCCTGCCGGATCCCTCAACTATGCGGTGATGAGCGGTTGGAACCTGTATCTTTCCGCCGGTCGCGGTTTTGAGACGCCGACCATTAACGAACTGTCTTACCGTTCAGGCGATCAGGCCGGGCTGAACTTCGGCCTGAATCCCTCGACCAGCGACACGGTGGAGCTGGGCAGTAAAACCCGCATTGGCAATGGCCTGCTGACCGCCGCCGTTTTCCAGACTGACACCCGTAACGAAATCGTGGTGGATGAAAGCAGCAACGGGCGCACCAGTTACAAAAACGCCGGGCAGACCCGCAGGCGTGGTCTGGAGTTGGCGCTGGATCAGCAATTCGCTTATGACTGGCGGGTACAGCTGGCCTGGACGCTGCTGGATGCACGCTATCGCGATGATGTGTGCGGCGACAGCCAGTGTTCGGCGACCAACATGGTGCCCAGTGGCAACCGCATGCCGGGCATTGCGCGCAATATGGGCTATGCCTCGCTTGCCTGGTCACCGCCGGAAGGTTGGTATGCCGGCGCAGAGGTGCGCTATATGAGTGATATTGAAGTTAACGATGCCAACACGGAGCAGGCCCCGGCTTATACCACCGTTGGTTTGAATACTGGCTACCGCTATCCGCTGGGTAATTGGATGCTTAACGTTTTCGGCCGGGTAGATAATCTGTTTGACCGACAATATGTAGGGTCGGTGATCGTTAATGAAGGTAATGGCCGTTACTACGAACCGGCACCGGGCAGAAACTGGGGCGGCGGATTGAGCGTCTCTTATACCTTCGAGTAA
- the phoH gene encoding Phosphate starvation-inducible protein psiH yields MRQKAVIKARREAKRVIRRDARSHRQLEEESVTSLVQMGGVESIGMARDKRDSSPIEARTEAQGHYLIAIDKKQLIFATGEAGCGKTFISAAKAAEALIHKEVDRIIVTRPVLQADEDLGFLPGDISEKFAPYFRPVYDILVRRLGSSFMQYCLRPEIGKVEIAPFAYMRGRTFENAVVILDEAQNVTASQMKMFLTRLGENVTVIVNGDVTQCDLPRGVKSGLSDAMERFEEDEMIGIIRFDKQDCVRSALCQRTLNAYS; encoded by the coding sequence ATGAGACAAAAAGCAGTGATCAAAGCACGTCGTGAAGCGAAACGCGTTATTCGTCGTGACGCTCGTAGTCATCGCCAGCTTGAAGAAGAGTCCGTAACCTCGCTGGTACAAATGGGTGGTGTTGAGTCTATCGGCATGGCACGTGACAAGCGCGATAGCTCTCCCATAGAGGCACGAACCGAAGCTCAGGGTCATTACTTAATCGCCATAGATAAGAAGCAGTTGATTTTTGCCACCGGTGAAGCCGGCTGCGGCAAAACTTTCATCAGCGCTGCGAAAGCGGCAGAAGCCCTTATACATAAAGAAGTGGATCGGATTATCGTTACTCGTCCGGTTCTGCAGGCGGATGAAGACCTCGGTTTCTTACCCGGGGATATTTCTGAGAAGTTCGCCCCTTATTTCCGTCCGGTGTATGACATTCTGGTGCGCCGTTTAGGATCGTCCTTTATGCAATACTGCCTGCGTCCGGAAATCGGCAAGGTAGAGATCGCGCCTTTCGCCTACATGCGCGGGCGTACCTTCGAAAATGCGGTCGTTATCCTGGATGAAGCCCAGAACGTAACCGCCAGCCAGATGAAGATGTTCCTGACCCGTTTGGGTGAGAACGTAACGGTAATCGTTAATGGTGACGTCACCCAATGCGACTTGCCACGCGGCGTGAAGTCCGGCCTCAGCGATGCGATGGAACGCTTCGAGGAGGATGAAATGATCGGCATCATCCGCTTTGACAAACAAGACTGCGTCCGCTCCGCCCTGTGCCAGCGTACGCTCAACGCCTACAGTTAA
- a CDS encoding Formate-dependent nitrite reductase, membrane component: protein MSEYELPLVFFTVFCQWAVGTIVAITILILAQPIWLTEEKRFNTLRNMAVVILTVNILGSMLSLLHLGSPTGAYRAILGIGHSWLSREVVAFFLLNAVVFSWAAILFRFNRSHALIRGVSLLASVAGLAAILVSAQVYYQMSSHPLWHSPITHLSFITTALLLGFATLGLRISVFNATLDEHQRQLPTQLPGGILLAVALMLAVILGYSAGFSEQGKMLASAIAIFGSGLMVWLIFAGLIIATGLATYLYRRPVLSAGTASVLMLALLCASVSGRMLFYSGVMGQYPWF, encoded by the coding sequence ATGTCTGAATATGAACTTCCCCTGGTCTTTTTTACCGTATTTTGTCAGTGGGCGGTGGGCACGATTGTGGCCATCACAATACTAATCCTCGCCCAGCCGATATGGCTGACGGAAGAAAAACGCTTTAATACCCTGCGCAACATGGCGGTGGTTATTCTAACCGTCAATATTCTCGGTTCGATGCTGTCGCTATTGCATCTGGGCTCGCCAACCGGTGCCTACCGCGCCATTTTGGGTATCGGTCATTCCTGGTTAAGCCGGGAAGTCGTCGCTTTCTTCTTGCTCAATGCGGTGGTGTTTAGCTGGGCGGCCATCCTGTTTCGCTTTAACCGCAGCCATGCCTTAATCCGCGGCGTTAGCCTGCTGGCTTCCGTTGCCGGGCTTGCTGCGATTCTGGTTTCGGCACAGGTTTATTACCAGATGAGCAGCCACCCGCTGTGGCACTCACCCATCACCCATCTCAGCTTTATTACCACGGCGCTGCTGTTGGGTTTTGCCACTCTGGGCCTGAGGATCAGTGTCTTCAATGCCACGCTGGATGAGCATCAGCGACAGCTTCCCACCCAACTGCCGGGCGGCATTTTGCTGGCGGTGGCACTGATGTTGGCGGTGATCCTGGGGTACAGCGCAGGCTTTAGTGAACAGGGTAAAATGTTGGCCAGTGCCATCGCCATCTTTGGCTCAGGCCTGATGGTCTGGCTGATTTTTGCCGGGTTGATTATCGCGACCGGGCTGGCGACCTATCTTTATCGCCGACCGGTGTTGTCAGCAGGAACCGCCAGCGTGCTGATGCTGGCCCTGCTCTGCGCCTCGGTGAGTGGCCGGATGCTATTTTACTCTGGCGTGATGGGCCAGTATCCTTGGTTTTGA
- the dmsB_2 gene encoding DMSO reductase iron-sulfur subunit — MVRQYGFLVDMRGCYGCKTCSMACKSENATPAGVLWRRVREFSFDDPNAMAFISMSCNHCDDPQCMKVCPADTYSKRPDGIVVQDHDKCIGCRMCIMACPYNAPVFDPVEGKTSKCNLCAERLDEGLQPRCVESCPAGVLQFGDIDVLRVQYSADLTRIETRYSLPNHQISHPNIVIIPAGDKE, encoded by the coding sequence ATGGTCAGACAATATGGATTCTTGGTTGATATGCGTGGCTGTTACGGCTGTAAAACCTGCTCGATGGCCTGCAAATCCGAAAATGCCACCCCGGCGGGAGTGCTGTGGCGCCGGGTCAGGGAATTTAGCTTTGACGATCCTAACGCGATGGCGTTTATCTCGATGTCCTGCAATCACTGTGACGATCCGCAGTGTATGAAAGTCTGCCCCGCCGATACCTACAGTAAACGCCCGGACGGCATCGTGGTGCAGGATCACGACAAATGCATTGGTTGCCGGATGTGCATTATGGCTTGTCCCTACAATGCGCCGGTATTCGACCCGGTCGAAGGGAAAACCAGCAAGTGCAACCTGTGTGCCGAACGGCTGGATGAAGGGTTGCAACCCCGTTGTGTCGAGTCCTGCCCGGCCGGAGTGCTGCAGTTTGGTGATATAGACGTGCTGCGCGTACAGTACTCCGCTGACTTAACGCGCATCGAAACCCGTTACTCACTGCCGAACCATCAAATCAGCCATCCCAATATCGTGATTATTCCCGCCGGTGATAAGGAATAG